One Mugil cephalus isolate CIBA_MC_2020 chromosome 12, CIBA_Mcephalus_1.1, whole genome shotgun sequence DNA segment encodes these proteins:
- the chmp2ba gene encoding charged multivesicular body protein 2Ba: MASLFKKKTVDDIIKEQSKELRGTQRQITRDRAALEKQEKQMEAEIKKMAKSGNREACKILAKQLVQLRKQKNRTYAVSSKVTSMSTQTKVMNSQMKMAGAMSSTAKTMQAVNKKMDPQKTLKTMQDFQKENMKMGMTEDMINDTLDEIFDESGDEEESQDIVNQVLDEIGIEITGKMVRAPAAGKAVPSAASSSKQATISDDEIERQLRALGVD, from the exons ATGGCTTCCCTTTTCAAGAAGAAGACTGTCGACG ACATAATCAAGGAACAGTCTAAGGAGCTGCGCGGCACTCAGAGACAGATCACCAGGGACAGAGCGGCGCTggagaaacaggagaaacaaatg GAGGCGGAGATCAAGAAAATGGCAAAGAGTGGAAACCGGGAGGCGTGCAAGATTCTCGCCAAGCAGCTGGTGCAGCTGAGGAAGCAGAAGAACAGGACGTACGCCGTCAGCTCCAAGGTCACCTCCATGTCGACTCAGACCAAGGTCATGAACTCCCAAATGAAGATGGCCGGCGCCATGTCTTCAACGGCAAAG ACGATGCAAGCAGTGAATAAAAAGATGGATCCACAGAAGACACTGAAGACCATGCAGGACTTCCAGAAGGAGAACATGAAGATGGGCATGACTGAGGACATGA TTAACGACACGTTGGACGAGATCTTCGATGAGTCTGGGGACGAAGAGGAATCTCAGGACATTGTCAACCAGGTTCTGGATGAGATTGGCATTGAGATCACGGGAAAG ATGGTGAGAGCTCCGGCTGCAGGAAAGGCCGTCCCCAGCGCCGCCTCGTCCTCCAAACAAGCCACCATCTCCGACGACGAGATCGAGAGGCAGCTCCGAGCTCTGGGAGTGGACTAA